A single region of the Brassica rapa cultivar Chiifu-401-42 chromosome A03, CAAS_Brap_v3.01, whole genome shotgun sequence genome encodes:
- the LOC103859894 gene encoding ATP synthase subunit epsilon, mitochondrial, translating into MASTAAVPFWRAAGMTYITYSNICANLVRNCLKEPFKAESMSREKVHFSLSKWADGKPQKPVLRSDAPQV; encoded by the exons ATGGCATCGACAGCGGCGGTTCCGTTCTGGAGAGCGGCGGGGATGACGTATATAACGTACTCAAACATCTGCGCGAATCTGGTCAGGAACTGTCTGAAAGAACCCTTCAAAGCTGAATCAATGAGCCGCGAGAAGGTTCACTTCTCCCTCTCCAAATGGGCCGatggaaagccccagaaaccag TTTTGCGGTCAGACGCACCTCAAGTTTGA
- the LOC103859895 gene encoding mitogen-activated protein kinase kinase 5-like, protein MKRCKCPDLKIQLPNRNVALAVPLPLPPPSSSSSSAAKSLSELKSLHRIGSGTGGTVYKVIHSPTSRPFALKVIYGHHEDNVRHQICREIEILRSVDHPNVVKCHGMFDHNDEVHVLLEFMDKGSLEGRHVSREDELADLTRQILSGLAYLHGRKIVHRDIKPSNLLINSANNVKIADFGVSRILAQTMDPCNSSVGTVAYMSPERIDSDQNDGRYDGCAGDIWSLGVSILEFYLGRFPFAVSREGDWASLMCAICMNQPPEAPATASEDFRHFISCCLQSDPPKRWSAKQLLQHPFILKSTGGPNLP, encoded by the coding sequence ATGAAACGATGCAAATGTCCTGACCTCAAGATACAACTCCCTAACCGCAACGTGGCTCTCGCTGTCCCTCTCCCACTCCCTCCTCCTtcctcatcctcctcctccgccgccaaAAGTTTATCCGAGCTAAAGAGCCTGCACCGAATCGGAAGTGGCACCGGAGGAACGGTCTACAAAGTGATCCACAGTCCCACCTCGCGCCCCTTCGCTCTCAAAGTGATCTACGGGCACCACGAGGACAACGTAAGGCACCAGATATGTAGAGAGATCGAGATCTTGCGAAGTGTTGACCACCCTAACGTCGTGAAATGCCACGGCATGTTCGATCACAACGACGAGGTCCATGTCTTGCTCGAGTTCATGGACAAAGGGTCCCTCGAAGGAAGGCACGTGTCGCGAGAAGACGAACTCGCTGATCTCACGCGCCAGATTCTCAGCGGCTTGGCTTACCTTCACGGCCGTAAAATCGTCCACCGTGACATCAAACCGTCGAATCTTCTCATAAACTCGGCCAATAACGTCAAGATTGCTGACTTCGGAGTGAGTCGGATCTTGGCGCAGACCATGGATCCTTGCAACTCCTCTGTCGGAACCGTCGCTTACATGAGCCCGGAGAGGATCGACTCCGATCAGAATGACGGACGTTACGACGGTTGCGCCGGAGATATATGGAGCCTTGGTGTTAGCATCTTGGAGTTCTACTTGGGGAGGTTCCCTTTCGCTGTGAGTAGAGAAGGTGACTGGGCGAGTTTAATGTGTGCTATTTGTATGAATCAGCCGCCGGAAGCTCCGGCGACGGCGTCTGAGGACTTTCGTCACTTCATCTCTTGTTGCTTGCAGAGTGATCCTCCTAAGAGATGGTCTGCGAAACAGCTTTTGCAGCATCCTTTCATACTCAAATCAACCGGTGGTCCGAATCTCCCTTAA
- the LOC103859896 gene encoding mitogen-activated protein kinase kinase 5 isoform X2, protein MRRNKRPDLSLPLPNRNVALAVPLPLPPPPSSSSALASSSAISTNISAAKRLSELERVNRIGSGAGGTVYKVIHRPTSRPFALKVIYGNHDDNVRRQICREIEILRSVDHPNVVKCHDMFDHNGEVQVLLEFMDKGSLEGRHVSREDELADLTRQILSGLAYIHRRHIVHRDIKPSNLLINSANNVKIADFGVSRILAQTMDPCNSSVGTIAYMSPERINTDLNHGRYDGYAGDIWSLGVSVLEFYLGRFPFAVSRQGDWASLMCAICMTQPPEAPATASEEFRHFISCCLQSDPPKRWSAQQLLQHPFIVKSSGGLNLRQMLPPPPPAS, encoded by the coding sequence ATGAGACGAAACAAACGTCCTGACCTCAGCTTACCACTCCCTAACCGCAACGTAGCTCTCGCTGTCCCTCTCCCCCTCCCTCCTCCTCCATCCTCCTCCTCTGCTCTGGCCTCCTCCTCCGCGATCTCCACCAACATCTCCGCCGCCAAACGCTTATCCGAGCTAGAGCGCGTGAACCGAATCGGAAGCGGCGCCGGAGGAACGGTCTACAAAGTCATCCACCGTCCCACCTCGCGCCCCTTCGCTCTCAAGGTGATCTACGGGAACCACGACGACAACGTGAGGCGCCAGATCTGCAGAGAGATCGAGATCCTGCGGAGCGTTGACCACCCCAACGTCGTGAAATGCCATGACATGTTCGATCACAACGGCGAGGTCCAGGTCTTGCTCGAGTTCATGGACAAAGGGTCCCTCGAAGGAAGGCACGTGTCGCGAGAAGATGAACTCGCTGATCTCACGCGCCAGATTCTCAGCGGCTTGGCGTATATCCACCGCCGCCACATCGTCCACCGCGACATCAAACCGTCGAATCTTCTCATAAACTCGGCCAATAACGTCAAGATTGCTGATTTTGGAGTGAGTCGGATCTTGGCGCAGACCATGGATCCTTGCAACTCATCTGTCGGAACCATCGCTTACATGAGTCCCGAGAGGATCAACACCGATCTGAATCACGGTCGTTACGACGGTTACGCGGGAGATATATGGAGTCTTGGTGTTAGCGTGTTGGAGTTTTACTTGGGGAGGTTCCCTTTCGCTGTGAGTAGACAAGGTGACTGGGCGAGTTTAATGTGTGCTATTTGTATGACTCAGCCGCCGGAAGCTCCGGCGACGGCGTCTGAGGAGTTTCGTCACTTCATCTCTTGTTGCTTGCAGAGTGATCCTCCTAAGAGGTGGTCTGCGCAGCAGCTTTTGCAGCATCCTTTTATAGTTAAATCAAGTGGAGGTCTGAATCTTCGTCAAATGTTGCCGCCGCCGCCTCCGGCGTCttag
- the LOC103859896 gene encoding mitogen-activated protein kinase kinase 5 isoform X1, with product MRQSRLSNRREPTKVFVLQVTSTTQPNFHSLQFFHTRTHEHVDTFFSMICLSILTFSFDQIDSKDESNHLVGEEAMRRNKRPDLSLPLPNRNVALAVPLPLPPPPSSSSALASSSAISTNISAAKRLSELERVNRIGSGAGGTVYKVIHRPTSRPFALKVIYGNHDDNVRRQICREIEILRSVDHPNVVKCHDMFDHNGEVQVLLEFMDKGSLEGRHVSREDELADLTRQILSGLAYIHRRHIVHRDIKPSNLLINSANNVKIADFGVSRILAQTMDPCNSSVGTIAYMSPERINTDLNHGRYDGYAGDIWSLGVSVLEFYLGRFPFAVSRQGDWASLMCAICMTQPPEAPATASEEFRHFISCCLQSDPPKRWSAQQLLQHPFIVKSSGGLNLRQMLPPPPPAS from the coding sequence ATGCGTCAAAGCCGTCTATCTAACAGACGGGAACCGACCAAAGTTTTTGTGTTGCAAGTTACAAGTACAACACAACCAAACTTCCACAGCTTGCAATTTTTTCACACGCGCACCCATGAGCACGTGGATACATTTTTCTCGATGATTTGTCTCTCGATTTTAACTTTTTCCTTTGATCAGATCGATTCCAAGGACGAATCAAACCACCTTGTCGGTGAAGAAGCCATGAGACGAAACAAACGTCCTGACCTCAGCTTACCACTCCCTAACCGCAACGTAGCTCTCGCTGTCCCTCTCCCCCTCCCTCCTCCTCCATCCTCCTCCTCTGCTCTGGCCTCCTCCTCCGCGATCTCCACCAACATCTCCGCCGCCAAACGCTTATCCGAGCTAGAGCGCGTGAACCGAATCGGAAGCGGCGCCGGAGGAACGGTCTACAAAGTCATCCACCGTCCCACCTCGCGCCCCTTCGCTCTCAAGGTGATCTACGGGAACCACGACGACAACGTGAGGCGCCAGATCTGCAGAGAGATCGAGATCCTGCGGAGCGTTGACCACCCCAACGTCGTGAAATGCCATGACATGTTCGATCACAACGGCGAGGTCCAGGTCTTGCTCGAGTTCATGGACAAAGGGTCCCTCGAAGGAAGGCACGTGTCGCGAGAAGATGAACTCGCTGATCTCACGCGCCAGATTCTCAGCGGCTTGGCGTATATCCACCGCCGCCACATCGTCCACCGCGACATCAAACCGTCGAATCTTCTCATAAACTCGGCCAATAACGTCAAGATTGCTGATTTTGGAGTGAGTCGGATCTTGGCGCAGACCATGGATCCTTGCAACTCATCTGTCGGAACCATCGCTTACATGAGTCCCGAGAGGATCAACACCGATCTGAATCACGGTCGTTACGACGGTTACGCGGGAGATATATGGAGTCTTGGTGTTAGCGTGTTGGAGTTTTACTTGGGGAGGTTCCCTTTCGCTGTGAGTAGACAAGGTGACTGGGCGAGTTTAATGTGTGCTATTTGTATGACTCAGCCGCCGGAAGCTCCGGCGACGGCGTCTGAGGAGTTTCGTCACTTCATCTCTTGTTGCTTGCAGAGTGATCCTCCTAAGAGGTGGTCTGCGCAGCAGCTTTTGCAGCATCCTTTTATAGTTAAATCAAGTGGAGGTCTGAATCTTCGTCAAATGTTGCCGCCGCCGCCTCCGGCGTCttag
- the LOC103859897 gene encoding 4-coumarate--CoA ligase 4, with amino-acid sequence MVLQQQQQTLFVTKKTDQELPLKTDPEPSHDFIFRSKLPDISIPNHLPLTDYVFQKFSGDGDGDGDSTATCLIDGATGRIFTYGDVQISLRRIAAGIHRLGIRQRDTVMLLLPNSPEFALSFLAVAYLGAVSTTANPFYTESEIEKQAKASATKMIITKSCYVDKLTNMKNDGVLIVCVEDENDAVPVADGCVSFKELAQADETELPKPQISPEDTVAMPYSSGTTGLPKGVMITHKGLVTSIAQKVDGENPNVNFTGDDVILCFLPMFHIYALDALMLSAMRTGAAILIVPRFELNLVMELIQRYKVTVVPVAPPVVLAFVKSQETEKYDLSSVRMMLSGAATLKKELEDAVRLKFPNAIFGQGYGMTESGTVAKSLAFAKNPFKTKSGACGTVIRNAEMKVVDTITGVSLPRNKPGEICIRGDQLMKGYLNDPEATAITIDKDGWLHTGDIGFVDDDDEVFIVDRLKELIKFKGYQVAPAELEALLISHPYIEDAAVVAMKDEVADEVPVAYVVRSEGSQLTEDDVKSYVNKQVVHYKRIKMVFFIEAIPKAVSGKILRKELRAKLESEYPK; translated from the exons ATGGTgctccaacaacaacaacaaacgcTTTTTGTCACAAAGAAGACAGATCAAGAACTTCCTCTTAAGACAGATCCAGAGCCTTCTCATGATTTCATTTTCCGGTCCAAACTTCCCGACATCTCCATCCCTAATCATCTTCCTCTCACCGATTACGTCTTCCAGAAGTTCTCCGGCGACGGCGACGGCGACGGAGACTCCACAGCCACATGTCTCATCGATGGTGCTACCGGACGTATCTTTACCTACGGTGATGTACAAATCAGTTTACGGCGTATCGCCGCCGGGATACATCGGCTAGGGATCCGCCAACGTGACACCGTGATGCTCCTTCTCCCGAACTCGCCGGAGTTTGCTCTCTCCTTCCTCGCCGTGGCTTACCTCGGAGCCGTATCCACCACCGCGAATCCGTTCTATACAGAGTCAGAGATAGAGAAACAAGCAAAAGCTTCCGCCACGAAGATGATCATCACTAAGTCATGTTACGTAGATAAACTTACAAACATGAAGAACGACGGCGTTTTGATCGTTTGCGTGGAAGATGAAAACGACGCAGTTCCAGTAGCTGACGGTTGCGTGAGTTTCAAGGAACTGGCTCAAGCGGACGAAACAGAGCTCCCTAAACCGCAGATATCACCGGAAGACACTGTAGCGATGCCGTACTCCTCCGGAACCACGGGGCTTCCGAAGGGAGTGATGATCACTCACAAGGGATTAGTTACGAGCATCGCTCAGAAAGTAGACGGAGAAAACCCTAACGTCAACTTCACCGGAGATGACGTCATTCTCTGTTTCCTCCCTATGTTTCACATTTACGCGCTCGACGCGTTGATGCTCTCGGCTATGAGGACGGGAGCGGCGATCTTGATCGTTCCGAGGTTCGAGTTGAATCTAGTGATGGAGCTTATTCAGAGGTATAAGGTCACCGTAGTTCCGGTGGCTCCTCCGGTGGTTCTAGCGTTTGTTAAGTCTCAGGAGACGGAGAAGTACGATCTGAGCTCAGTGAGGATGATGCTTTCAGGCGCAGCTACGCTCAAGAAGGAGCTTGAAGACGCCGTGCGTCTCAAGTTTCCCAATGCCATATTTGGACAG GGTTATGGAATGACTGAGTCAGGAACGGTGGCTAAGTCATTAGCGTTTGCAAAGAACCCATTCAAGACCAAGTCTGGTGCGTGCGGGACTGTGATCAGAAACGCCGAGATGAAAGTGGTCGACACCATAACCGGAGTCTCTTTACCACGCAACAAACCTGGCGAAATATGCATCCGAGGAGATCAACTCATGAAAG GTTATTTGAATGATCCGGAGGCTACTGCGATAACCATAGACAAAGACGGGTGGTTACACACAGGAGATATTGGGTTTGTGGATGATGACGATGAGGTCTTCATTGTTGATCGGTTAAAGGAACTTATCAAATTCAAAGGCTATCAAGTGGCTCCAGCTGAGCTTGAAGCATTACTTATTTCTCATCCTTACATCGAGGATGCTGCAGTTGTCGC GATGAAGGATGAAGTTGCTGATGAGGTTCCAGTAGCATATGTGGTTAGATCAGAAGGGTCTCAGTTAACCGAAGATGATGTCAAGAGTTATGTCAACAAACAG GTGGTGCATTACAAGAGAATCAAGATGGTGTTTTTCATAGAAGCTATTCCGAAAGCAGTGTCCGGAAAGATTCTGAGGAAGGAACTCCGAGCTAAACTGGAATCTGAGTATCCTAAATAG